One stretch of Methyloversatilis sp. RAC08 DNA includes these proteins:
- a CDS encoding SIR2 family NAD-dependent protein deacylase — translation MTRTLTDLPAELEQGLRAGRIVPYLGQHVLSLVPDYAVPGSPDALVALLTAKVSVPHKIRGRLTQAAQFIENFKHRKTLVDQMNTAFAAAPHYSAMHSWLASLGVPLIVDTWYDEAMAAALQAAGVKWGEVQGLSQSEHFGTWTGWYDSDGNPLPDRTPDWQTILYKPIGGSSPAGNYLVSDSDYVEVLTEIDIQTPIPAEIQALRSGRHFLFIGCRFNDQLTRTFARQIMKRSSDTHWALLSEEPTRMEAKFLAEQNITRIDMSLAEFATRVAPLSEAA, via the coding sequence ATGACCCGCACTCTCACCGACCTGCCCGCCGAACTCGAACAGGGCCTGCGCGCCGGCCGCATCGTGCCCTACCTGGGCCAGCACGTACTGTCGCTGGTACCCGATTACGCGGTGCCCGGTTCGCCCGACGCACTGGTTGCGCTGCTCACGGCGAAGGTATCGGTGCCGCACAAGATCCGCGGCCGACTTACCCAGGCGGCGCAGTTCATCGAGAACTTCAAGCACCGCAAGACGCTGGTCGACCAGATGAATACCGCATTCGCTGCGGCGCCGCACTACTCGGCCATGCACAGCTGGCTGGCTTCGCTCGGCGTGCCACTGATCGTCGACACCTGGTACGACGAAGCGATGGCGGCGGCGCTGCAGGCGGCGGGCGTCAAGTGGGGCGAGGTGCAGGGTCTGTCGCAATCGGAACACTTCGGCACGTGGACCGGCTGGTACGACAGCGACGGCAATCCGCTGCCCGACCGCACGCCTGACTGGCAGACCATCCTGTACAAGCCGATCGGTGGCAGCAGCCCGGCCGGCAACTACCTGGTGTCCGATTCCGACTATGTCGAGGTACTGACGGAGATCGACATCCAGACGCCGATTCCGGCCGAGATCCAGGCATTGCGCAGCGGCCGCCACTTCCTGTTCATCGGCTGCCGCTTCAACGACCAGCTCACACGCACCTTCGCACGCCAGATCATGAAGCGTTCGAGCGACACGCACTGGGCGCTGCTATCCGAGGAGCCGACGCGCATGGAAGCGAAGTTCCTGGCGGAGCAGAACATCACCCGCATCGACATGTCGCTGGCCGAATTCGCGACACGCGTGGCCCCGCTCAGCGAAGCCGCCTGA
- a CDS encoding 2Fe-2S iron-sulfur cluster-binding protein, whose translation MATLTIMPSGRTSEVAAGTTLLAAILAAGEKLVSKCEGEAKCGECHVAINEGRKSLSKIQRAENAKLDEIVGVSSKSRLACQAQMGEENVTVEILSFV comes from the coding sequence ATGGCCACCCTCACCATCATGCCGTCCGGGCGTACCAGCGAAGTTGCCGCCGGCACCACGCTGCTGGCCGCCATTCTGGCCGCCGGCGAAAAGCTGGTCAGCAAGTGCGAAGGCGAAGCGAAATGCGGCGAATGCCACGTCGCCATCAATGAAGGACGCAAGAGCCTGTCGAAGATCCAGCGCGCCGAGAACGCGAAGCTCGACGAAATCGTCGGCGTCAGTTCCAAGTCGCGCCTGGCCTGTCAGGCCCAGATGGGCGAAGAGAACGTGACCGTGGAAATCCTCAGCTTCGTCTGA